aatacaaaattacactaATTGCTTGTTTGCAAGCTGACTTACGTTACTGAAACATATTTACTGTTTGGCATTTGGTCGAACCGGTTTTTAAATCTAAAAGAATCAAACTGTATAACTTAATTGATTTGCTCGATTATTATTAATGATCTATGTTTAAAAGTAAATTATATAATTTCCAGGCAATACTACATACTTACATATACCAGATAGTTCCTCTGGGTCTGCTCTCCTCCACAGGCTGTTGGAGAATTCTATTGATCCACCTTTGGAAGCTGTGAAGTTACCATTAGTCTGAATTTAATGGTGAAAACCACTTTGTGAAATTATACACTATTAACGCATCACAGATATGAAGACCTTGTACACTACTGCAGTAATACCAGAACACGATGCAGGCAGCTGCCTAGGGCGCCGATTTCACTTTGCACTACATACTCTTGGCGTCGGGATTCGCCAGCGGTGACACTTACCGGTGAGGAAATACTGAACCGCCTGTGAAGATCGGCTCTGCCTGCCCGCTAAAATAAATGTAGAGGTCTTGTGTCATACCGTGTGTGCGCACTTGAACATTTCAATTATAAATACGTTGAGTGAATTCACAAAGAACGCACAggaacatttatttatatagtattttgTCTCTGTTTTTAAAAGTTATTAATTTAAAAGTAAACTTAcccatttatataaatatttttattttgtgacaATATGTATTGACTCACCACGTCGACAATCAGCGCGTTTGTCGGTTGTGCTGGCACAAAATAcacatttatataatatttgttGCATCTTTTTCGCATGCGACCGCTTTCTCCTTCTTGTTTTTGAACATCTTTTGTTTCTGGGCATCGTGTTTGCTCTCTGGGAGTGTTAGTTCAGTGAAAAGCAGCTGTAATCATCTACGAAAAGACATAACAAATGTGAAACCGAAAGCTACATAGCTAATTTTGCATGTAGGCACTTATTTTCGTCTGGGAGGGGCCAAGCGCAATATCtgattagtgcattaacaaaacgCACAAAACTTTGGGTATTAGTCTTCCTGCATGACACATGACATTAATAGCACATTAGTgtatttataaattatttatatatatatatatatatatatatatatatatatatatatatatatatatatatatatatataatttatttatttatttatttattttttttggggggggggggtctgccatTTCAGTATTTCTTCAGTGTGACATACACTAGTGATGTTACAGTGGCAGATCGATATTATTGCTTAAGTTTAGCTTTTTTActattagtttttttattttattttgtatttgtaagagagggggcggcatggtggcgcagtggttagcattgttgcctcacacctctgagacccgggttcgagtctccgcctgggtcacatgtgtgtggagtttgcatgttctccccatgtcgttgtggggtttcctccgggtactccggtttccccccacagtccaaaaacatgctgaggctaattggagttgctgaattgcccataggagtgcatgtgtgagtgaatggtgtgtgagcgtgccctgcgatgggctggccccccatcctgggttgttccctgcctcgtgcccattgcttccggaataggctccggaccccccgtgacccagtaggataagcagtttggaaaatgatgGATGTCTCATCCATGAAGTGTGATGAATGCATGTAATTTAAGAATCACGTTACAGCAATTTCTATATTTGATTCCAATTTGGATTTGTTTGCCTTTgattgcttttaccaaaaacaacaaGACATGTAATATAATTCAGTATATTCAATATAATGTCAACGTATattttaggtttagggttactcTGGAAGAATAAAGTCCAtcttaaaaaaatctgcatCCATTATTGCATTACTGATTGAAAATTACATAAAACACTTTAGCTTCATCTGTCTCATGAAGTTTCATGAATGTATGTAGTTTAAGAATCAAGATACTGTTTAATTACATGCATGTGATGTTCATAGAACACTTACATTGTTAGTATTTTCTATGCTATTTCCTGGTTTGTTTGGGTATTACCCAGGCATGCAATCAGGGAAGTAGTATAATGTGTAACAACATTTCCCAGAACTCAAAGATTGCACACAGGTCAGTGTCAACACTTTTTCAGGTTTGGTCAAAGTTTTACTGAAGTGGCCATTTAAATAACATTCTTATCAGCATGTTGTTTAACagtaaattttcattttttaaagtttTGAGTCAACACTGTTATTGTCATGACTCGGGAAGCAGGGAGGCAAAGGCAGGCATGGGGGGAAAATTAAGGGACTTTATTCCAACAAAACATAATGCCGAGGGGGCAAAACCAGGCTGGGAGAGCAGGGGAGGAACACAGGGTGCAGTGTAACCAGAGGGGTAGCAGAGGCAGGCAGCAGGATCACATGCAACaatacaatgaccggactggggagctCAGGACGAGGAGGCACTATATACACCACAGATGAGGAGCAAATGAGGGGCACCTGGGATCATCCACGCGAGGGCTGAAAGGAGAGGCAGGTttaaacaaggaacaggtgtggctcgttAGCGTCACACAACAGGGAACATAGGGGAAAAAGGCATGCGGGGAGTGACAGTTATGGCTTTTCTGGCCTTGTTCAAAGTCTTAGATCACCCCTTACATTGACTTTACCTTCATATTGCCTTTATAATGCTTTCGCAGAACATTCAGTCCACTTTAATAATGCatccatagaacattcataaattGCAAGTAAGTATACCATAACATGCTAACATACCTTACCAGCTTTACTATACACtaacaaacatccatccatccatccattttccaaaccgcttatcctactgggtcgcggggagtccggagcctatcccggaagcaatgggcacaaggcagggaataacccaggatggggggccagcccatcgcagggcacactcacacaccattcactctcatatgcacacttacgggcaatttagcaagtccaattagcctcagcatgtttttggactgtggggggaaaccggagtacccggaggaaaccccacgacgacatggggagaacatgcaaactccacacacatgtgacccaggtggagactcgaacccgggtcccagaggtgtgaggcaacagtgctaaccactgcaccaccatgccgcccccactaaCAAACATTTTATAATAAACATTATGATTATAATTCtataatatttgttattaatgtatagtaAAGCTGTTCAGGTATGTTAgggtgttaaggtatacttgcatgctgcttatgaacattcaatgaatgtaaagtgttaccaagttTTATTATAGAGACCAATTAAATAACCTTCCTATCAGCATGTTGTTGTCAGGATCCGCGGTTAAGCGGACTGGCAGGctggaacaggcaggcaggcggaatacggggaaaactggaATTTAATAAGGGGCAGGACAGAACGGAGCAACACACTAGGACTAACATCGACTAAGATCAGTGACGGACAAAAACcaaggcaagacacggactaaaataaacaaaactgggcgaaaataatcggacgcggctgggcaagatcggggaagcacacatggataatcagggggcgtggcacacaggaggagcggacgagccgggcatgacaattatTTAACAGAAAATTAATTTTGTAAGTTTAATTTATTGACTCTGTATATCTGTACATGTGTTTTATTAAACCGGTATGGTTAATGATCCAGACTCACCACAGAGTTTTTCAATAATTAATTTTGATCTGGTGGATTCAGTGAAACATGTATGTCTATCTATTGTAGCGAGTCGGAATACAGGAGGTGATCTAACTTCAATTGTCGGGCCCCTCCTTTGTCAGCATTATTAATACCCATCTTTATATGGTGTATGTACTTGCTACAGTACCGTTTTAGAAAACCATGTGACTTCTCATAACTGTAAAACTGAAAGTGAAAGTTAAGTATCGGTGCATGATAGTGAGGGTGTGGAAAACAACCAACACAGAGAGACTTGGTGCTATTCTGCAGTAAGGAGGTGAAACAGCAGCTCGCTTCTACAAAATGACAAcccagcagcagcaggagcCGGAGAAGCGCTACGATCCCAGGGACAGTACCCTCAAGTTCGTGAACAGAAGGGATGAAATCAGTAAGCATTATGTTTACAGTgttgtaaatgttttattttttagtcgCATTAGATAGGATGCTTGTGACTTTACAATATAAGAAGGAGGAAGCTGGAATGTATAATATATTCTGGGTCTGTGTAAGGGCCCCTATAGGAATATGTTGAATACAGCATTACTGTTCAAAATATATATCATCATTCTTATATCAATTTATTGAAATAATTTATGGTGAAGAAAATCTGCCGCCTGACATGTGCCTGATGTCTGAGGGTGGTCTACAGGGTTTTGTAAAAATGCTCTTTGTCTGTAGCCCTGGATGATGACCCAGAGATCCTGAGGGCAGAAATGTCCTGTGGCCATGCTGTCACCCCACAGTCACTGACCGCTTGGTGTCGAAGTCTCCTAGATCAGGTGTGAAGCTTTATTTACTTACCATATTAGCCCTTTCTGTTTCTCCCTAAAACGGCTTGGTGTCTAATCAGCattttgattgcatttacagGCCTTTTCCCTCTCACTCTTGCTTTGCCATTCATCTGTAGGGTCAGTACAAGTTCATGTGTCCGGCTCTGAAAGATGAAACGATAGAGAAGTGTGGGAAGGAGTGGTCCTATCAGGAGGTTCGGAAACTGGCACTGCTGACAGACAGCGAGCAGAGATATTTTGAGGAGACAATGGCAGCTCTGGCTGCTGCAGAGTTCTGCGAATTTAAGTCAGTAAGTATTATAGTGTGTGAGATAATCACCACCAGCCTAATTGTGCCTGTAAGCATTACTGACTCATCTTTATATGGATTATTGCACTTGATGAACTTTCACTTAATTTTCTATATTAATATATAGGTCATGCAGTTATAGAACTCAGTGAGAGCTCAGGGATTATCCTAGTTTTAATTCAATTTGTCAGATGGGAAAGACAATGTAtctgaaaaaaaacaagatttctCTCTACTTTTGTCAAGTGTCCCGGATGCCAGTCCTCTGTGGAGAGGGAAGACTTGACCAATCTGAGTGTGCGCTGCACAGTCTGCACTGCTGAGATGGGCCAAATCTATGAATTCTGCTGGCAGTGCCTGAGGCAGTGGAAAGGGCCTGCACCACGATCTGACCGCTGCAACAATGATGGCTGCACCAACAAAGATCTGGACCTGCTGCAGAAGTGCCCCATGACTATTCTGCCAGCAGTGCAGAACGTGCAGTGCCCCTCTATACGCGCCTGTCCCACCTGTGGCCTACTGATCGAGCATGACAAGAGTGGCTGCAAGAACATAATCTGCTCGAGGTGTCAGAAGGAGTTCTGCTTTGTCTGTCTGAAGCTCACCCCTGAGTGTCTGAAGACCAGCAGTCACTTTACACCCTGTTCTGATGGTGTTGCCCCCAGACAGACATCAATGCCTACCTGGAAAAGAAGTTAGATACATTTCCAGTTAATTCACTCTCCCTATGCACAAATTATACATTTGCTGTTTCATATTAGTTCTGTAGCATAGAACTTACAGTTGAATCTAGTTATGTCTGTTTGCTCTATCTGCAAATTAATTATTTGATTGGATAAGTGTATTTACTCATTAGAAGTAACAAAATGGTTTTAGGGATATAAAGAAATTCCCGCTAATATGTATACAAGTATGAGATGCACCTTTTCATTGTCATATATTATCAGATCCACAAATACGTAAGCTACAGTTGTCCAGAAGAGTCATTTTTAATTAGTAATAAGTTTTCTATGGTAAACTGCATATCCAATAAAGGCAGAAAATGTTGAATTGTTGTGGACTTGTGACTGAACAATTATGTATGAAGTTTGCTATTATAGCCATGATCAAATTGTCAGCCTGAATTATCACAATAAAACGTCCAGTGGTATCAAGTGTGAGTCTCTGTACATATAAAGAAAGTGTTTTTACTGTATGCTGTCTTGAGGATGATGATTGATATGCGTAGAATCATTAGTAATATGTGTCAAAATCAGGTAACACAATAGACTTGCTGTTCTCTGTGACTCTCAGACTTAATTGCCCCTAAAAAGAGAACCAATGTCAAGTGATCAAGTTCACCTGATACACATGATTTAGGGTGAGTTCTCCACATTGAAACGGCGTCCAGGGAGGAAACGTACATCATTATGTTTTTCTTCCTGTAATCTTGAGATCACGACTGATTTTTCTTGTGATCTTGAGATAACAACTTTTTATCTGTGCTCTCACAACAGGTTTATCTAAACAGAATTCTGATTCTGTTTAGCAGCTTTGTTGCCTATAtatcatcattatttattttactttgaTCACAGACTGTCACAACCAGAAATTGCAGTATGTCTCTCAGTGCTAGACAATTATCATATTAGTATTCATCACTAATCATAAACACTTTCTAGAGGTTTTCCTGCCTTAACATTCCCTTCCAAAGCCCTCACCTTTTCCTGTAACATCATCCTGTTTTAATAGCTATGAAAGGCCTGGATTATTAATGCTCCCATCACCTCTGCTTCCTGTGGATGGGGTGCTGTAACCTAAACTGCAACACACAACCACAGGGGCTAAACACCAAAAACAAAGCTGATTTCACCTgcatttccattttgttttagGTTTTGTTACATTGTTCAATGtagtttagtttttattttttgaaaactaatgtttttatttcagttattttttttctacTGCTAGTTTTAGTTTAGTGCTGGTTTTTGTTAATTACAGCCGgtgccaaaagttttgagaatgacacaaatattaatCACAGTCTGCTCcctcagtttttatgatgcCAATCTGCTTATACGCCACGATGTTATGAAGAGTcatcagatgaattgcaatcAATTGGAAAGTCCCTCAtttccatgaaaatgaacttaatcccaaaaaaCCCTTTTCCACTGAatttcagccctgccacaaaaggacctgctgacatcatttcagtgattctttCATAAACACAGGTGAGAGCTCTGACAAGGACAAGACTGgagatcactctgtcatgctgattgagttagaatagcagactggatgctttaaaagaAGGGTGGTGCTTGGAATCATTGTACTTCCTCTGTTACCCATGGTTACCTGCAAAGAAACATAAAGGGCTTCACAAGCAGggatattgctgctagtaaCATTGCACCTAAATCAATTGATAGATTTCTTCGCTGAAACTTTTAGTTGAATGATGAGGCAGGTTCCTTAAGCTTAAGCAGGTTATTAAGACAGAATGAAGGTGTTACAgaatgatgtttcacacggcCATTTCAGTGTCTGTCTGATTCTGTCTCTGCCCCCACTGAGGGAAACAGGCCCTTTATCTATGGTCTTCGTACAGATTCCTGGAGCCAGGGGTCAGACGGCCTTGGGGAGAGTAAGTTGTATGACAGGCAAAGAACATGATCAGCAAGTAGCAAGgaaagaaataaatataaaaataagaaatatgAAAGCTATAAATGAATTAAGTAAATGAATTAAATAACTACAAATTAACTAGGGAAAGAAGAAGGTTTCAAGGCACTCAATAAAGTCCTGCAAGGGTCAGGACCGTGTCCTGAAGTTGATTCAGCTGTGGGATCACCAGTGCAGAATTTGCTCAGAAATGGCAGCAGCCAGGTGAGTGCATCTCTATGCGCAGTGAGGTGAAGACGGAGCCGGCTCTTTGAAGTGAACGATCGGAGCGggagtcagagccgcttttttttccatccgcacggattggtcaactacacgatgcgtgtctgcactgagcaggagggggaggggcggtgctaCGGGGTGTGTTCGACTTAGGCTTTAAGTCATAACTTGTGTTGCtctcgtgaggtttttgtaccatgtgacatggttacGGATGGTGATGTTTTACAGCACCAGCTGAAGtcgaacaaaaaaaatctaaccatgatgcattgcgttgggaccagaatgcacagctttaagccagcgctggaAACGGCTGtctgaagtcgaacgcacccaaagacaaatacagcaatcgcaggcacagagagagaaacaggaaggaaggagaAGTGCACGACAAAATGAGCGACTGCAGGAAACGCAGTAattgataatacaaaggcagagtgtagagcttgtaatctcatatcgaacaggctgtacaaataacctgcactggcacatgagaactgtacatcgatcagtgcagtgggacgaaaaaagacaagcaagtgaacctgcaactaatgaaagtgacagtttgtctactgcagtTTGTCAGTGTCTACAcagtcatccagtacagcaccacaaccacctagacctacaacctagagctgtctgagacagtttgtgcaaaaagctatgactccagaaaaacagaaaacaattgatgaggaattggCTAAAATGCTTGTAcgtgatttccaaccatagtaattcataTCACTAATAATGTACattatttctggtaataaattcatttaagcaccaaaaaaaatctgaagagccacttgggagccGAAAGAACCGGCTCTTTTAAGGGAGCCGAGCCATAAGAGCGGGCTCCCTTAAAAGAGCCGGAAATCCCATCACTTCAAGAAAAGGTGTCCactaccatcagtcctgtgtcatgccaacagtaaagcgTCCTGaggttgcttctcagccaagggagtggaATGACTCACAATTAtgcctaagaacacagccatgaataaagaatggtaccaaaacatccttTGAGAGCAACTTCTCAcaaccatccaagaacagtCTGGTGATGAACAAagccttttccagcatgatggagcactATGCTATAAGGAaaaagtgataactaagtggcTCGGGGAACAAGCATCAACATTTTGGGTCCGTGGCTAGGAAACCcccccagaccttaatcccattgagaacttgtggtcaatcTTGAAGAGGTGGGTTGGCAAACAAAAAGCTATAAATTCGGACAAACTCCAAacattgattatgcaagaacGGGCTCCCATCAGTCAGGATTGGGCCCAGTAGTTGATTGACAGCAGTCAGGGCCAATTGCAGAGGTCTTCAAACAGAAGAGCCAATACTACAAATActgtttctttacataaacaatataattgtcaataaaagcttttgacacttatgaaatgcCTGTAATTATACTTCAGCATGTTATAGAAACATTTCACAGAaagatccacaaacactgaagctgcaaactttgtgaaaaccaatacttgtgacattctcaaaacttttggccacgatTGTAGGTGAGCTGCCATGCTaagtgccattcagaaaacccttatgatgaataatataaTGGACTCGGTTACCCTGCCTGGACTGAGGAGACTGGGGTCTtgcccctggagccaggcctggggtggTAGCTCGTTCACCAGACGTTCACCTATGAAGCCTGTTTAGGGATAGCCTGAAGAAATAACATGGGTCCACCATCCTGTGGGCCCAcaacctgcagggggagcctgACAGTATATAGCACTCATTCCTTCCTTTTCAATGTGGAGAATTCACCTTAAATCATGTGTATCTGGTGAGCTTGATCAGCACAAACATTAGTTCCTATTTTGAAGGCATTGAAATCTAAATCACAGAGGACAGCATTTCTATTGTGTTACCTGATGTTTGACCCATTTTACTAAAGATTCTACATATACAGTATTAATCATCCTCAAGACAGCATATTGTGAACGTATGTTTGTTTGTTCAGAGGGTTTGAAATTTTCTAATTAATGCAGTTGGAGAAGGCTTGTTCTCACCGTGTCAATGTGGAATTTACTCTAAGTACTCTGGTTTtgccccacggtccaaaaacatgctaaggtgaacttaagttattaaattgcccagaggtgtgaatggtgtgtgggggtgtgtgtgcgtgtctgcgtgTTTGCACTGCGATGGATTGGAGCCCCAtgctggcttgttccctgccttgtgctcgcagcctctgggatgggctccggacccccactaCCCTGAATAGGAGAAGCGGTTactggaaatggatggatgtcactACTATGTTCTTTGTAACATTAAAGTAGCATTATGGAGCTTTGGTCTGAGACTAGCGAGCCAACATTCTAAAGAGCATCTAAAACCCTTGGAGGCTTTGAGGCTGCGTCACCAACAGCCCACTTGGCACTGATGAAGCTTGTTAACTTGGTGATATTATCATGCAGCAAAGGGTTTTAAAAAATATCGTATGGTGGTGCATAGCATGGAGGAACCATGTACCatcaaaataaattttaaagtaaataaaactaGCAATACAAGCAGAATATTTAATGTAAGTTAAAATAACCATCAAGGCCAGTCATTGTCCTGCCGATAAAAGAATGGTGTCTGGTTGTTTGATTTTTACCACATTAGTGGCACCATTTTGATTAGATGAGTTAATATACTTAATGAATCAAATCATTCATTTACAGACAGAGCAAATACACACATATAGATCTGTACTGAAAGTAACAGTAACTAAGTTATATTAGTTCCGTAGCATATGAAGCAGAAAATGTATGATTTGTGTGTAGGGGGAGTAAATTAACTGGAATTGTATCTAATTTCTTTTCCAGGTAGGCATTGATGTCTGCCTGGGGGCAACACCATCAGAACAGGGTGTGTAGTGACTGCTGGTCTGTAGACACTCAGGGGTGAGCTTCAGACAGACGAAGCAGAACTCCTTCTGACACCTCGAGCAGATTATGTTCTTGCAGCCACTCTTGTCATGCTCGATCAGTAGGCCACAGGTGGGACAGGCTCGTGTGGAGGGGCACTGCACGTTCTCCACCTCTGGCAGAATAGTCATGGGGCATTTCTGGAGCAGGTCCAGATCCTTGTTGGTACAGCCATTGTTGTTGCAGCGGTCAGATCGTGGCCCAGGTCCTTTCCACTGATTTAGGCACTGCCAGCAGAATTCATAGTTTCGACCCCTCTCAGCAGTGCAGACTGTGCAGTGCACGCTCAGATTGGTCAGGTCTTCCCTCTCCACAAAGGACTTGCATTTGGGACACTTCATACAAGTAAAGAGAAATCTCATTTCAGTTACCTTGTTTATTACATCTGACAAATTGTTAAAACTAGGATAATCCCTGAGGTCTCACTAAGTTCAGTAGCTACATGACCTTATACTATGCTCAATTTCAATATAGAATATTAAGTGTACATTTTTCAAGTGCAgtagtccatccattttccataactacTAATATACGTTGTAATAATATTCACAGTCAAGTACAATTTATTGAAGATGAAACACACTATAATACTTACTGACTTATATTCATGGAAATTCGCAGCAGCCAAAGCTGCCATGGTCTCCTCAAAATATCTCTGCTCACTGTCTGTCAACACTGCCAATTTCCGAACCTCCTGGTAGGGCCACTCCTTCCCACACTTCTGATTCCCTCCATCCTTCAGAGCCGGACACGTGAACTTGTACTGACCCTACAGTTTAATGGCAAAGCTTGAGTTAGAGGGAGAAACCGtgtaaatgcaatcaaaatGTTGAATAGAGGCAAAGCTGCTTTAGGGAGAAACAGAAATTGCTAATATGGTAAGTAAATAAAGCTTCACACCTGATCTAGGAGACTTTGACACCAAGTAGTCAGTGACTCTGGACTGACAACATGGCCACAGGACATTTCTGCCCTCAGGATCTCTGGGTCATCATCCAGGGC
The sequence above is a segment of the Brienomyrus brachyistius isolate T26 chromosome 12, BBRACH_0.4, whole genome shotgun sequence genome. Coding sequences within it:
- the LOC125704900 gene encoding uncharacterized protein LOC125704900, whose product is MDSRETQQQQPFNTRARVGKITQLINQLMEAKAGENTVPSPALRTASVDHVAQPGMVLELATPHRINRNPFLDSFHEVLDHPAVEWSLGDHLGASYSPPPPGRRYRGVDQPGGYQTSSTGLSSPRIHPKSQSKEVHPDTADNSDKMKTQQELKRYNPRDRTLKFVKRKDDITLDDDPEILRAEMSCGHVVSPESLTTWCQSLLDQGQYKFTCPALKDGGNQKCGKEWPYQEVRKLAVLTDSEQRYFEETMAALAAANFHEYKSCPKCKSFVEREDLTNLSVHCTVCTAERGRNYEFCWQCLNQWKGPGPRSDRCNNNGCTNKDLDLLQKCPMTILPEVENVQCPSTRACPTCGLLIEHDKSGCKNIICSRCQKEFCFVCLKLTPECLQTSSHYTPCSDGVAPRQTSMPTWKRN
- the LOC125704903 gene encoding uncharacterized protein DDB_G0292642-like isoform X1, translating into MTTQQQQEPEKRYDPRDSTLKFVNRRDEITLDDDPEILRAEMSCGHAVTPQSLTAWCRSLLDQGQYKFMCPALKDETIEKCGKEWSYQEVRKLALLTDSEQRYFEETMAALAAAEFCEFKSCPGCQSSVEREDLTNLSVRCTVCTAEMGQIYEFCWQCLRQWKGPAPRSDRCNNDGCTNKDLDLLQKCPMTILPAVQNVQCPSIRACPTCGLLIEHDKSGCKNIICSRCQKEFCFVCLKLTPECLKTSSHFTPCSDGVAPRQTSMPTWKRS
- the LOC125704903 gene encoding uncharacterized protein DDB_G0292642-like isoform X3, which translates into the protein MTTQQQQEPEKRYDPRDSTLKFVNRRDEITLDDDPEILRAEMSCGHAVTPQSLTAWCRSLLDQGQYKFMCPALKDETIEKCGKEWSYQEVRKLALLTDSEQRYFEETMAALAAAEFCEFKSCPGCQSSVEREDLTNLSVRCTVCTAEMGQIYEFCWQCLRQWKGPAPRSDRCNNDGCTNKDLDLLQKCPMTILPAVQNVQCPSIRACPTCGLLIEHDKSGCKNIICSRCQKEFCFVCLKLTPECLKTSSHFTP
- the LOC125704903 gene encoding uncharacterized protein DDB_G0292642-like isoform X2, with translation MTTQQQQEPEKRYDPRDSTLKFVNRRDEITLDDDPEILRAEMSCGHAVTPQSLTAWCRSLLDQGQYKFMCPALKDETIEKCGKEWSYQEVRKLALLTDSEQRYFEETMAALAAAEFCEFKSCPGCQSSVEREDLTNLSVRCTVCTAEMGQIYEFCWQCLRQWKGPAPRSDRCNNDGCTNKDLDLLQKCPMTILPAVQNVQCPSIRACPTCGLLIEHDKSGCKNIICSRCQKEFCFVCLKLTPECLKTSSYFTLCFDGVAPRQMSIPTWKRS